The following are encoded in a window of Gramella sp. MT6 genomic DNA:
- a CDS encoding M12 family metallopeptidase, which yields MRKLKLFFWLPVLSIMACSDDPVSEEVQVENENQIETSNSKDPLVEIAYPDSKGAVTDIYYTGVKMPVENIDGKYIYQGDIIIPRGKASKSPVKLVYEKGEKAPENKSVGRTSAYWTDNTVYYEIDGSLPDKDRVYDAISHWEANTNLEFVKRSGQSNYIYFTPGSGCSSYVGMIGGKQNITLASACSTGNTIHEIGHAVGLWHEQSRADRDNHVTIHWNNIQSGRDYNFETYVEAGYDGKEFTTSLDFGSIMMYSPYSFSSNGEPTITKKDGSLYSAQRSSLSSGDIKGANSMYSADGGGSGGEYVNGEYYTIEGLRVLRNWDRWYYYSSRGWREVELRDGTWYYVFE from the coding sequence ATGAGAAAATTGAAATTATTCTTCTGGCTACCTGTTCTATCTATAATGGCATGTAGCGATGACCCCGTATCAGAAGAAGTTCAAGTAGAAAATGAAAACCAAATCGAAACCTCAAATTCAAAAGATCCTCTAGTAGAGATAGCATACCCAGATTCAAAAGGTGCTGTTACTGATATTTATTATACTGGTGTGAAAATGCCTGTAGAAAATATTGACGGGAAGTATATTTACCAGGGTGATATCATTATTCCAAGAGGGAAAGCCTCTAAAAGTCCCGTAAAGCTGGTATATGAGAAGGGTGAAAAAGCACCTGAAAACAAAAGTGTAGGACGTACTTCTGCATATTGGACAGACAACACTGTATACTACGAAATTGACGGAAGTTTACCAGACAAAGACCGTGTTTATGACGCAATTAGTCACTGGGAAGCGAATACAAACCTGGAATTTGTAAAACGTTCTGGGCAGTCAAATTATATTTATTTCACTCCAGGTTCTGGTTGTTCCTCTTACGTGGGAATGATAGGTGGTAAGCAAAATATCACCCTTGCTTCAGCTTGTTCAACTGGTAATACAATACATGAAATTGGACATGCTGTTGGTTTATGGCACGAACAAAGTCGTGCAGACAGAGATAACCACGTAACAATTCACTGGAATAATATTCAGAGTGGAAGAGATTACAATTTTGAAACTTACGTGGAAGCAGGTTATGATGGTAAAGAATTCACTACAAGCCTTGACTTTGGATCTATAATGATGTACAGTCCTTATTCTTTTTCAAGTAATGGAGAACCTACCATAACTAAAAAAGATGGTTCATTATACAGTGCTCAAAGAAGTTCTTTATCTAGTGGAGATATCAAGGGAGCAAATTCCATGTATTCTGCTGATGGTGGTGGATCTGGTGGTGAATATGTTAACGGTGAATATTACACAATCGAGGGTCTTAGAGTTCTAAGAAACTGGGATAGATGGTACTATTATTCCTCTAGAGGTTGGCGAGAAGTCGAATTGAGAGATGGAACTTGGTATTATGTTTTTGAATAA
- a CDS encoding M12 family metallopeptidase produces MKNLKYLLVIPFLILIACSEDEVSESINSENEIQSYFIDDLTEIAFPGKEGVVSDIFFAGKKLAVEEINGKYIYQGDIFLPENNISKSPVKLVLDADEDINAINKSVGRTKFFWPENTVFYEIDPALPNQQRVADAINHWESNTAVKFVKRTSESNYVYFTPGGGCSSYVGMIGGRQPITLADGCSTGNTIHEIGHAVGLWHEQSRADRDQTISVHFDNIISGREHNFYTYEEAGWDGAEYTAGLDLGSIMMYSPYSFSANGQPTITKKDGSLYSAQRAGLSSGDIEGISVLYPEAVTEPEPTEPEPTEPEPTNPEPEYINGEYYVIEGVMVLRKDDTWWVEKGKNLKEVELIDGRWRLVK; encoded by the coding sequence ATGAAAAATCTAAAGTACCTTTTAGTAATTCCATTTCTTATTTTAATTGCCTGCAGCGAAGATGAAGTTTCTGAATCTATCAATTCAGAGAATGAAATTCAATCGTATTTCATCGACGATCTAACTGAAATCGCATTTCCAGGTAAGGAAGGAGTGGTTTCAGATATTTTCTTCGCCGGTAAAAAACTTGCAGTAGAAGAGATCAATGGTAAATATATTTATCAAGGCGATATTTTTCTTCCGGAAAATAATATATCCAAAAGTCCGGTGAAATTGGTTTTGGATGCTGATGAAGATATTAATGCAATTAATAAAAGTGTAGGTCGCACAAAGTTCTTCTGGCCAGAGAATACCGTTTTTTATGAGATAGACCCAGCTTTACCTAATCAGCAACGTGTTGCAGATGCTATTAATCATTGGGAATCGAATACTGCTGTTAAATTCGTGAAACGAACTTCAGAATCTAACTATGTCTATTTTACTCCTGGTGGTGGATGCTCTTCTTATGTTGGAATGATTGGGGGAAGGCAGCCTATAACTTTGGCAGATGGTTGTTCAACTGGAAATACAATACATGAGATTGGGCATGCAGTAGGCTTATGGCATGAGCAGAGTAGAGCAGATCGTGACCAAACTATTTCAGTTCACTTCGATAATATTATTTCTGGACGTGAGCATAATTTCTATACTTATGAAGAAGCAGGATGGGATGGAGCAGAATATACTGCGGGACTGGATCTTGGATCTATAATGATGTATAGTCCTTATTCCTTTTCAGCAAACGGTCAACCTACGATTACTAAAAAAGATGGTTCTCTTTATTCTGCGCAAAGAGCAGGTCTATCTTCTGGTGATATTGAAGGAATTAGTGTGTTGTATCCGGAAGCTGTAACTGAGCCGGAGCCAACAGAGCCAGAGCCAACAGAGCCAGAGCCGACTAATCCAGAACCAGAATATATTAATGGAGAGTATTATGTGATTGAAGGCGTGATGGTGCTAAGAAAAGATGATACCTGGTGGGTAGAAAAAGGAAAAAACCTCAAAGAAGTAGAGTTGATTGATGGTAGATGGAGACTGGTGAAATAA